A window of Bradyrhizobium diazoefficiens genomic DNA:
AAGCCGCGCCAACCATCGTTCTGTGTCGGCACCGAGGATCGGCGGCCGCGATGGGACGGGAAACTCTTCGTCCAGCAGGAAACCTGGGCGCGTGACCCGCAAGGACGGCTCACCTGCCGTTTCAGCGGGTAACCTCTCCACGAAGTTACGATCCAATACATGCGGCTGCTGGAGAATCTGCGGAACGGTCAGTACGCAACCGGCAGGAACGCCCGCGGCGTTCAGCAGCGCCTCCCATTCCTCTGCCGGCTTCGAGTTCAAGGCCGCGTTGAGCTCCTCGGTCAGTGACGCGCGGTTCAACTTGCGCGCCTCGCGCTTTGCAAAACGCGGGTCCGATTTTAAATCCTGCCGCCCGATCAGGTCGCAAAGGACCTGGTACTGCCTCTGCTCGTTGGCGGCGATATTCAGGGGCCCCGTAGCGGTCCGAAAAGTGCCTGACGGCGCGGCGGTGAAGTTCTCGTTGCCCATCGGCTGCGGCTCGACGCCGGCGTTCAGATGATTGGATACCACCCATCCCATCGCCGCGATCGTCGCCTCGAGCAGCGAGACGTCGATGAAACGGCCGCGCTTCGTATGCCGCTGTTCGACGAGCGCGGCGGCGATGGCAAAGGCGGCCGTCAATCCGGCGATGGTGTCGGAGATCGGGAAGCCGGTCCGCAGCGGAGCCGTGACCGCATCGCCCGTCACGCTCATCGCGCCTGAAAGGCCCTGGACGATCTGATCGTAGGCCGGCCGGACGGACCACGGGCCGCTCTGCCCAAAGCCCGAGATCGCGCAATAGACGAGGCGTGGATTGCGCTTGCTCAAGATGTCGAAGTCGAGACCAAGCCGCTCCATCACCTTGGGCCGGAAGTTTTCGAGAACGACATCGGCCTCGGAGACGAGCCGCAGAAACACCTCCTTACCCGGTTGCGACTTCAGGTCGAGCGCGACGGATTGCTTGCCGGCATTGACGGCCACGAAAGAGAGGCCTTGCAGACGCACTGCCCTTTCCGGATCGGCGCCGAGCCGGCGGGCAAGATCACCACCGTTCGGGT
This region includes:
- a CDS encoding CoA transferase; the encoded protein is MSLPLSGIRVLDLSNVLAGPFCGYHLARLGAEVVKIENPNGGDLARRLGADPERAVRLQGLSFVAVNAGKQSVALDLKSQPGKEVFLRLVSEADVVLENFRPKVMERLGLDFDILSKRNPRLVYCAISGFGQSGPWSVRPAYDQIVQGLSGAMSVTGDAVTAPLRTGFPISDTIAGLTAAFAIAAALVEQRHTKRGRFIDVSLLEATIAAMGWVVSNHLNAGVEPQPMGNENFTAAPSGTFRTATGPLNIAANEQRQYQVLCDLIGRQDLKSDPRFAKREARKLNRASLTEELNAALNSKPAEEWEALLNAAGVPAGCVLTVPQILQQPHVLDRNFVERLPAETAGEPSLRVTRPGFLLDEEFPVPSRPPILGADTERWLARLGYTAQEAEQLISSGVAGTPRQGEAHFPQVRAATDGAA